A DNA window from Bacillota bacterium contains the following coding sequences:
- the rpmA gene encoding 50S ribosomal protein L27, whose amino-acid sequence MNRINLQLFAHKKGMGSSRNGRDSNAQRLGIKSHDGQVVTAGSIIIRQRGSRFHPGKNVGMGRDDTLFALVDGTVSFDRAGERKLVSIVPVGQ is encoded by the coding sequence ATCAACCGGATCAACCTGCAGCTTTTTGCCCACAAGAAGGGCATGGGTAGCTCCCGCAACGGTCGCGACAGCAACGCTCAGCGGCTCGGCATCAAGAGCCACGACGGTCAGGTCGTCACCGCCGGCAGCATCATCATCCGCCAGCGGGGTTCGCGGTTCCACCCCGGCAAGAACGTCGGGATGGGCCGCGACGATACCCTCTTCGCCCTGGTCGACGGGACCGTTTCCTTCGACCGGGCCGGCGAGCGGAAGCTGGTTTCCATCGTTCCCGTCGGTCAGTGA
- a CDS encoding sulfurtransferase TusA family protein: MSEYRIDAVGDVCPVPLLKVQRAALKLAPGDLLVVEVGQPRTVRNVVEWAGKNGFSAEIRESAPGVWQLDLRAAGGGRSLGGIRATG, translated from the coding sequence ATGTCGGAATACCGGATTGACGCTGTCGGTGACGTCTGCCCGGTTCCGCTTCTTAAGGTGCAGAGAGCGGCGCTGAAGCTGGCTCCCGGTGACCTTCTTGTGGTCGAGGTGGGCCAGCCGCGAACGGTTCGTAACGTTGTTGAATGGGCCGGCAAGAACGGATTCTCGGCCGAGATCAGGGAGAGTGCCCCCGGCGTGTGGCAGCTGGACCTGCGAGCAGCCGGCGGAGGGCGTTCTCTCGGCGGCATCAGGGCCACCGGATGA
- a CDS encoding YeeE/YedE thiosulfate transporter family protein — protein MKGIPCLREWSYTAGILVLTAAEVVFLLIFGSAIGLTAALAGISPSWTLRVAAGLSPLPRALAGQAGLLLDLSIVVGAFIAAKWAGELAFRQPVGRPGLLIKALLGGALMGIGARLAPGCNIGGVVGGIASHSLQGWVEGFSMVAGIYLGTRLFIRRGNQQ, from the coding sequence ATGAAGGGGATACCCTGCCTTCGTGAGTGGAGCTACACGGCGGGCATTCTGGTCTTGACCGCCGCCGAGGTAGTCTTCCTCTTGATCTTCGGGTCGGCCATCGGCCTGACCGCGGCTCTGGCGGGGATCAGTCCTTCCTGGACATTGAGGGTGGCCGCCGGGCTCTCCCCTTTGCCCCGGGCTTTGGCCGGTCAGGCCGGGCTCCTGTTGGACCTGAGCATCGTCGTCGGAGCCTTCATCGCCGCCAAGTGGGCCGGCGAGTTGGCCTTTCGACAGCCGGTGGGCCGGCCGGGCCTCCTGATCAAAGCCTTGCTGGGGGGGGCGCTGATGGGAATAGGGGCCCGACTGGCCCCCGGCTGCAACATCGGCGGGGTCGTCGGCGGCATCGCTTCGCACTCCCTGCAGGGCTGGGTGGAGGGGTTTTCCATGGTGGCCGGGATCTACCTCGGAACCAGGCTGTTCATTCGTCGCGGGAATCAGCAGTAG
- a CDS encoding ribosomal-processing cysteine protease Prp produces MITVRVIRREGQINAFDIEGHSEYDEKGRDIICAAVSAISQGAVMGLERVVGLTPSTAVRDGWLSLQRLSTRPFGVDQRLQSEAILETMVVALKDIAREYPRNLTIVDPP; encoded by the coding sequence TTGATCACCGTCCGGGTCATCCGCCGCGAAGGGCAGATCAACGCCTTCGACATCGAGGGCCACTCGGAATATGACGAGAAAGGCCGCGACATCATCTGCGCCGCGGTTTCGGCCATCAGCCAGGGCGCGGTCATGGGCCTTGAGCGGGTCGTCGGGCTAACCCCGTCGACCGCCGTCAGGGACGGTTGGCTCAGCCTGCAGCGGCTCTCGACGCGGCCCTTCGGGGTCGATCAGCGGCTGCAGAGTGAGGCCATCCTGGAGACGATGGTCGTCGCCCTGAAAGACATCGCCCGCGAGTATCCCAGGAATCTCACGATTGTCGACCCGCCCTGA
- a CDS encoding YeeE/YedE thiosulfate transporter family protein has translation MPPRAVPTLRSASVIADAWAGLALGPGLIIALWLVSGSVRLAILWLLGLTVGFAVQRSRLCFLGAVQDALLFGLRNLALAVIILLWLTGAGFAVVQILNGGTPPPGNVHPVGLRTVVGGVLFGLGMVLSGGCVLTTLVRLGEGGRAAVFVLAGLVIGGPVGKNLARLWVACSGPGRAVHLPATLGWPLALAIEWAVLGILWWCLRKAGHCSKEGDHVGIPD, from the coding sequence GTGCCACCCAGGGCGGTCCCGACCCTCCGGTCAGCCTCCGTCATCGCCGATGCCTGGGCGGGTCTGGCTCTGGGGCCGGGCTTGATCATCGCCCTTTGGCTGGTCTCCGGCTCTGTCCGCCTGGCCATCCTCTGGTTGCTCGGCTTGACCGTGGGCTTCGCCGTTCAGAGGTCCCGCCTCTGTTTCCTCGGGGCCGTCCAGGACGCGCTTCTCTTCGGGCTCAGGAACCTGGCCCTGGCGGTGATTATCCTGTTGTGGCTGACCGGCGCCGGTTTCGCCGTCGTCCAGATCCTCAATGGGGGGACGCCTCCGCCAGGGAATGTACACCCGGTCGGCCTGCGGACCGTCGTCGGCGGCGTGCTCTTCGGCCTTGGAATGGTCCTGTCGGGCGGGTGCGTCTTGACCACCCTGGTCCGCCTCGGCGAAGGTGGTCGCGCCGCCGTCTTCGTGCTCGCCGGTCTGGTGATCGGCGGTCCCGTCGGGAAGAACCTGGCGAGATTGTGGGTGGCCTGCAGCGGGCCGGGGCGGGCCGTACACCTGCCGGCAACCCTCGGCTGGCCGCTCGCTCTGGCCATCGAGTGGGCCGTTCTCGGGATCCTCTGGTGGTGCCTCAGAAAGGCCGGGCACTGCTCGAAGGAGGGGGACCATGTCGGAATACCGGATTGA